A single genomic interval of Persephonella atlantica harbors:
- a CDS encoding HU family DNA-binding protein gives MTKAELVAKVAATAGVTKASAERCVNAFVAALTEALEKGERVALPGLGVFNVKERKARKGRNPRTGEVIEIPARKVVTFHPAKALKERVK, from the coding sequence ATGACAAAAGCTGAATTAGTAGCAAAGGTGGCTGCCACAGCAGGTGTAACAAAAGCATCAGCAGAAAGATGCGTTAATGCTTTTGTTGCAGCTCTCACAGAAGCTCTGGAAAAAGGGGAAAGAGTTGCTCTTCCAGGTCTTGGTGTGTTCAATGTTAAAGAAAGAAAAGCAAGAAAAGGAAGAAATCCAAGAACTGGAGAGGTTATCGAAATCCCTGCAAGGAAAGTTGTTACTTTCCATCCAGCAAAAGCTCTGAAAGAGAGAGTTAAGTAA
- a CDS encoding AAA family ATPase, translating into MIIKRLKLQNFLSHKNTDVEFAEDGITVFIGENGAGKSSIVEGIVFCLFGKTDRGNLSELVSWGRNRATLELEFKKGKDLYKIERTIEIKGKRTLSTGVVYKYEKGRYIPYYQKNISKEIPKLTGISQKTFYSSVFVKQGDIEGLLNLSPKERAKVFEDILDMTLYQILSEAAAQRRRTIRSMAEALRNSIGNIPQLKEELKKITQQITEQNAKKEQLRKRLEEHDREYAKKKSVLEALIKEKEKNIKNLSKLEKAKELLNISIKQRENLKEKIKKIESFEKKLPQLQVKVEKLKKLEKDLEKIGELEVIKEKIKSISDKIKEYRKREKIVRDLEELANKFLKAEKRLNELKGKLRELEKIKGEAETITRQKELISRKSEEILEKLSQILSELINHRNSYFILKNNPLMIEQFIKNNEEKISQLQVKKDKIKEEKGSLKAYGEELKNKINNIQNIEGRCPTCSRPLDLHTKEELLEEIENELKKKREEYKKLNKKEKEIEESLDTELKIQRLLKEFKELFDRYTELKNELSQLNTKLAVLNSKMKNSGSLQEEEKNLENFMEENRKNYQTFTEAKNFIKSMNVKELESSLSKLEREKASIQRQLKEKDKKHLKKEITELKKVEEEYQKLLQIVSQKEEIISELFAADKEIDRLNKIISELSSVVTDESILDKKISSAKAEIEDVENRIRETTEEISKIKGEIGKLNGIRESLEKEIQKAEEKVQEAEELEKKAKRYEKIEQALGPRGIQRLIRENAMYELPRITNTLFSQFGFPFQQVRFSEEFDIQLLVPSAEKKDRYVSVNSISGGQRVALGLALRLAVGRFLSSKADFLILDEPTIHLDQQRRNELVNILISLKQRQLVRQLILVTHDTEIEDAADSIYYVESGSIKSVI; encoded by the coding sequence ATGATAATTAAAAGGTTAAAACTACAGAATTTCCTGTCCCATAAAAACACAGACGTAGAGTTTGCAGAAGACGGAATAACTGTCTTTATTGGAGAAAATGGAGCAGGGAAAAGTTCCATAGTAGAAGGTATCGTTTTCTGTTTATTTGGTAAGACAGATAGAGGAAATCTGTCAGAACTTGTCAGCTGGGGAAGAAACAGGGCAACACTGGAACTTGAGTTTAAAAAAGGAAAGGATCTATATAAAATAGAAAGAACTATTGAGATAAAAGGTAAAAGAACTTTATCTACCGGCGTTGTTTATAAATACGAAAAGGGAAGGTACATTCCCTACTATCAAAAAAACATATCCAAAGAGATTCCAAAACTGACAGGAATATCACAGAAAACCTTTTATTCATCTGTTTTTGTGAAACAGGGAGATATAGAAGGACTTCTCAATCTTTCTCCAAAAGAAAGGGCAAAGGTCTTTGAGGATATACTTGATATGACTCTTTATCAGATTTTGTCCGAAGCAGCAGCACAGAGACGGAGAACTATTCGCAGTATGGCAGAAGCTTTAAGAAACTCAATCGGGAATATACCACAGCTTAAGGAAGAGCTAAAAAAAATAACCCAGCAAATAACAGAGCAGAATGCTAAAAAAGAGCAGTTAAGAAAGAGATTAGAAGAACATGACAGAGAGTACGCAAAGAAAAAATCTGTACTGGAAGCTCTGATAAAAGAAAAAGAGAAAAACATTAAAAACCTATCAAAGTTAGAAAAGGCAAAAGAACTTTTGAATATATCAATAAAACAGAGAGAAAACCTAAAAGAAAAAATCAAAAAGATAGAAAGTTTTGAAAAAAAATTACCTCAGCTTCAGGTTAAAGTTGAAAAACTCAAAAAGTTAGAAAAAGACCTTGAAAAGATTGGAGAATTAGAAGTCATAAAGGAAAAAATAAAATCAATCAGTGATAAGATTAAAGAGTACAGAAAAAGAGAAAAAATCGTCAGAGACCTGGAAGAGCTGGCAAATAAATTCTTAAAGGCTGAAAAAAGGCTCAATGAATTAAAAGGGAAGCTAAGGGAGTTAGAAAAAATAAAAGGAGAAGCTGAAACAATCACAAGACAGAAAGAACTGATAAGTAGAAAATCTGAAGAGATACTTGAAAAACTTTCCCAGATACTGTCAGAACTAATTAACCACAGGAACAGTTACTTCATCCTGAAAAATAACCCCCTTATGATTGAACAGTTTATAAAGAACAATGAAGAAAAAATCAGCCAGTTACAGGTTAAAAAAGATAAGATTAAAGAAGAAAAGGGCAGTCTGAAAGCATATGGGGAGGAACTGAAAAACAAAATAAACAACATCCAGAATATAGAAGGAAGATGTCCTACATGTAGCAGACCTTTAGACCTGCACACAAAGGAAGAACTTCTGGAAGAGATTGAAAATGAACTCAAAAAAAAGAGAGAAGAGTATAAGAAGTTGAACAAGAAAGAGAAAGAGATAGAGGAAAGTCTGGACACAGAACTGAAAATTCAGAGATTACTAAAAGAATTTAAGGAGCTCTTCGACAGATATACAGAACTTAAAAATGAACTGTCACAGCTAAATACAAAACTGGCTGTATTAAACAGCAAAATGAAAAATTCAGGTAGCCTCCAGGAAGAAGAGAAAAATTTAGAAAATTTCATGGAAGAAAACAGAAAAAATTATCAAACATTCACAGAGGCAAAGAATTTTATCAAATCTATGAATGTGAAGGAGCTGGAAAGCAGTCTTTCAAAGCTTGAAAGAGAAAAAGCATCCATCCAGCGACAGTTAAAAGAAAAAGATAAAAAACATCTGAAAAAAGAAATTACAGAATTGAAAAAAGTAGAAGAAGAGTATCAAAAACTACTGCAGATTGTATCACAGAAAGAAGAAATAATTTCTGAGCTATTTGCAGCAGACAAAGAAATAGACAGACTGAATAAGATTATTTCAGAACTTTCCAGTGTAGTAACTGATGAAAGTATCCTGGATAAAAAAATATCTTCTGCCAAAGCAGAAATAGAAGATGTAGAAAACAGGATAAGAGAAACAACAGAAGAGATAAGCAAAATAAAGGGAGAAATAGGAAAATTAAATGGAATAAGAGAAAGTCTGGAAAAGGAGATACAGAAAGCAGAAGAAAAAGTACAGGAAGCTGAAGAACTGGAAAAAAAAGCAAAAAGATACGAGAAGATAGAGCAGGCACTGGGACCCAGAGGAATACAAAGACTGATAAGGGAAAACGCAATGTACGAACTTCCAAGAATAACCAACACTCTGTTTTCTCAATTCGGTTTTCCTTTTCAACAGGTCAGATTCTCGGAAGAGTTCGATATACAGCTGCTTGTTCCTTCAGCAGAAAAAAAAGACAGATATGTGTCTGTTAATTCTATTAGCGGAGGACAGAGAGTTGCACTTGGTCTTGCACTCAGACTTGCCGTTGGAAGATTTCTGTCTTCAAAGGCAGACTTCCTGATACTTGATGAACCTACCATACATCTCGATCAGCAGAGAAGAAATGAACTTGTTAACATACTGATAAGCCTGAAACAAAGGCAGCTTGTAAGACAGCTGATTCTCGTTACACACGACACAGAAATTGAAGATGCTGCAGACAGCATATACTATGTGGAGAGTGGATCCATAAAATCTGTCATCTGA
- a CDS encoding MTH1187 family thiamine-binding protein — MSVLVEFSMFPTDKGESVSRYVSRIIKMIDQTGIPYRLTPMGTVFEVNSIEEALEIINSAYKQLEPDCNRVYSVVKFDIRKGRTGRLEQKIKSVEEKLGKKVKK, encoded by the coding sequence ATGTCTGTTCTTGTTGAATTTTCTATGTTTCCTACAGACAAAGGAGAAAGTGTAAGCAGGTATGTATCAAGAATTATAAAGATGATAGATCAGACAGGTATACCCTATAGACTTACTCCAATGGGAACAGTATTTGAAGTTAACAGTATTGAGGAGGCTCTGGAAATAATAAACAGTGCTTACAAACAACTTGAACCTGACTGTAACAGGGTTTATTCAGTGGTAAAATTTGATATAAGAAAAGGTCGCACCGGAAGATTAGAACAGAAGATAAAATCTGTTGAAGAAAAGTTAGGCAAAAAGGTTAAAAAATGA
- the ccsA gene encoding cytochrome c biogenesis protein CcsA, which yields MRFVRVIFNELISIEFMLILVLIFAVSIGFATFIENDFGSETAWALIYGARWFEILWILLAVNLVGNIFKYKMWQPKKLPAFVFHISFLIIFLGAALTRYTGYEGIMHIREGSESNQIVSSDAFLHIKAQSGDTVVEKKKKLYLSSIAKSVNSFEETIDINGKKLTVRYLDYYPLAEKKLVYDKKGKPVISVVFLVDNQPVSRILSYGSSVDTGSFIFSFGKKVKDNSKSYIYIFLKDGKFYLISNRDIRFFDMDTQQMGQISKDKEYILKNRRMYISGNNRFVVRDALVKGKVDVVPRSEETIKAGRDEGALIVEVDYDGEKKVIKLVGGGMRTNITGEPVEVKIKDIHLTLSWGAEIINLPFSIYLKDFVVERYPGSMQPSSYESDVIVKDPENNKEFEYRIYMNHTLEYGGYKFFQSSYDPDEKGTVLSVNHDPGKVPTYIGYVLLALGLFLNLFNPYSRFGRLARMKVDKLVGIFLLFVVLILPSVAEEDPSKMPLEQVINQVKKISKEHADKFGTVLTQGVDGRVEPVDTLSIDVLNKVSKRTSFYGLDHNQILLGMLVMPRYWQVLPIIKVSHPAIKKILGIPVSQKYFSFYKAFDKDGNYKLYQAVQQAKMKRAARRNQLDKELIKIDERINILYMVFTGELLRIFPLKNDPNHTWYSPKSAVEKFPKDEAQKIRLLLIGYFAAVEKGIKEGDWSYADKFLQKIKEYQKINGAVIYPSETKIKAEILYNKLNLFERLIFVYLFAGLTLLVLIFVKLIKPSLDLSIPTKTVLAILFAGFLLHTFNLGLRWYISGHAPWSNGYESMIYIAWTIILAGIIFAKQSPFAVATTGILSGLTLFVAHLSWMDPQITTIVPVLKSYWLTIHVSVITASYGFLGLSALLGFITLLLFIVRNPKKEDEKQRQITISILEATRINEMSMIIGLSLITVGNFLGGVWANESWGRYWGWDPKETWALVTILVYTFIIHTRLVPWLRSTYLFAVLSVVGYSSVIMTYFGVNYYLSGLHSYASGDPIPVPAWVYWAIAVVVIVVAAAYRNRHIRTI from the coding sequence ATGAGATTTGTAAGGGTAATTTTTAATGAGCTGATTTCCATTGAGTTTATGCTTATACTTGTTCTTATATTTGCCGTTTCTATAGGATTCGCCACATTTATTGAGAATGATTTTGGTAGCGAAACTGCATGGGCTCTAATTTATGGAGCAAGATGGTTTGAGATTTTGTGGATTTTGCTTGCTGTAAATCTTGTAGGAAACATCTTTAAGTATAAGATGTGGCAGCCTAAAAAACTCCCTGCGTTTGTTTTCCATATATCCTTTCTGATTATATTTTTAGGAGCGGCTCTTACCAGATATACAGGGTATGAGGGTATTATGCATATAAGGGAAGGTTCTGAAAGTAATCAGATTGTATCCTCTGATGCTTTCCTTCACATTAAAGCACAGTCTGGAGATACAGTAGTGGAAAAAAAGAAAAAACTGTATCTCTCGTCTATTGCAAAATCTGTAAACAGTTTTGAGGAAACAATAGATATAAATGGAAAAAAACTTACAGTAAGGTATCTTGATTACTACCCTTTAGCTGAAAAAAAACTGGTATATGATAAAAAAGGAAAGCCTGTGATTTCTGTTGTTTTTCTGGTAGATAACCAGCCTGTCAGCAGGATATTGAGTTACGGCAGCTCTGTTGATACAGGTAGTTTTATATTCAGTTTCGGAAAAAAAGTAAAAGATAATAGCAAATCCTACATTTATATATTTTTAAAAGATGGCAAATTCTATCTGATTTCAAACAGGGATATAAGATTTTTTGACATGGATACACAGCAGATGGGACAGATATCAAAAGATAAGGAGTATATTCTAAAGAATAGAAGAATGTATATATCAGGAAATAACAGGTTTGTTGTTAGAGATGCTTTAGTGAAAGGGAAGGTTGATGTTGTCCCAAGGTCAGAGGAAACAATTAAAGCTGGAAGGGATGAGGGAGCTCTAATTGTTGAAGTTGATTACGATGGAGAGAAAAAGGTTATCAAACTTGTAGGTGGAGGAATGAGAACAAATATTACAGGTGAACCTGTAGAGGTAAAAATAAAGGACATTCATCTAACACTTTCATGGGGTGCAGAGATTATAAATCTTCCTTTTTCAATATACCTGAAAGATTTTGTAGTGGAGAGGTATCCTGGTTCCATGCAACCTTCCTCTTATGAAAGTGACGTTATTGTGAAAGATCCTGAGAATAATAAAGAGTTCGAGTACCGCATATATATGAACCATACGCTGGAATACGGAGGATACAAATTCTTCCAGTCTTCTTATGATCCAGATGAGAAGGGGACAGTCCTTTCTGTAAACCACGACCCGGGAAAAGTACCCACATACATAGGTTATGTTTTGCTTGCTTTAGGGCTGTTTTTGAACCTGTTCAACCCATACTCTCGTTTTGGAAGGCTTGCAAGAATGAAAGTGGATAAGTTGGTTGGAATTTTCCTGTTGTTTGTTGTTCTGATTTTACCATCTGTGGCAGAGGAAGATCCATCAAAGATGCCTTTGGAACAGGTTATAAATCAGGTGAAAAAAATAAGTAAAGAACATGCAGATAAATTTGGAACCGTTCTCACACAGGGGGTTGATGGCAGGGTTGAACCAGTTGATACCCTTTCGATAGACGTCCTAAACAAAGTCTCAAAGAGGACTTCATTTTATGGTCTTGATCACAATCAGATACTGCTTGGTATGCTTGTTATGCCAAGGTACTGGCAGGTTCTTCCTATAATAAAAGTTTCACATCCTGCCATAAAAAAAATCCTTGGAATTCCTGTTTCGCAGAAATACTTTTCTTTTTATAAAGCTTTTGACAAAGATGGAAATTATAAACTGTATCAGGCTGTTCAGCAGGCTAAGATGAAAAGAGCTGCAAGGAGAAATCAGCTTGACAAGGAACTGATAAAGATAGATGAGAGAATAAATATACTGTACATGGTATTTACAGGGGAGCTCCTCAGAATATTTCCTCTAAAGAATGATCCAAATCACACATGGTATAGCCCTAAGTCTGCTGTGGAGAAATTCCCAAAAGATGAAGCACAGAAAATAAGACTTCTGCTTATAGGTTATTTTGCAGCCGTAGAAAAAGGTATTAAGGAAGGAGACTGGAGCTATGCAGATAAGTTTTTACAGAAGATAAAGGAATATCAGAAGATAAACGGAGCTGTAATCTACCCTTCTGAAACAAAAATAAAAGCAGAAATACTGTATAACAAACTAAATCTGTTTGAGAGACTTATATTTGTTTATCTTTTTGCAGGATTAACTCTGCTTGTTCTTATATTTGTAAAACTGATAAAACCTTCTTTAGATCTGTCAATTCCAACTAAAACAGTTCTTGCTATTTTGTTTGCAGGTTTTTTACTTCATACCTTCAATCTTGGTCTGAGGTGGTACATATCTGGACATGCTCCCTGGAGTAATGGCTATGAGTCTATGATTTATATAGCATGGACAATAATACTTGCGGGGATTATTTTTGCAAAGCAGTCTCCCTTTGCTGTTGCAACAACAGGAATACTTTCTGGGCTAACCCTTTTTGTGGCACACTTGAGCTGGATGGATCCTCAAATTACTACCATCGTTCCTGTTCTCAAATCTTACTGGCTGACTATCCACGTTTCTGTAATTACAGCAAGTTATGGATTTTTAGGACTGTCTGCTTTACTTGGCTTTATAACACTTCTGTTGTTTATTGTAAGAAACCCAAAAAAAGAAGATGAAAAACAGAGGCAGATTACTATTTCTATCCTGGAAGCAACAAGAATTAATGAGATGTCAATGATAATAGGTTTGTCTTTAATTACAGTAGGTAACTTCCTTGGTGGTGTATGGGCTAATGAGTCATGGGGAAGGTACTGGGGATGGGATCCCAAAGAAACGTGGGCTCTGGTAACTATTCTTGTTTATACATTTATCATTCATACGAGACTTGTTCCATGGCTCAGGTCAACATATCTGTTTGCTGTTCTTTCTGTTGTGGGATACTCCTCTGTGATAATGACTTACTTTGGTGTTAATTACTATCTCTCAGGTCTTCATTCGTACGCATCTGGAGACCCAATACCTGTACCTGCTTGGGTTTACTGGGCTATTGCTGTAGTTGTTATTGTGGTGGCAGCTGCATACAGAAACAGACATATAAGGACGATTTAG
- a CDS encoding Crp/Fnr family transcriptional regulator produces the protein MVDARDIYLFRHLSDEQLKKLRDISFIKDYRRGELLFYEDEEPKYLYILLEGTIRVYKTDLKGNEITLHYFHPVNMIAEVANFENMPYPATAEFETEGKVLAIDYEKFKNEFLKDPEIAFNVLKSFAYKIRILNDIIIQNLMMDAVSRVAKFMYEHEDLFRELKHNKIASLLNITPETFSRILKKFKEQGILEKKGKDVIIHREKLKKYI, from the coding sequence ATGGTTGATGCAAGGGATATTTACCTTTTCAGGCACCTCAGTGATGAGCAGTTAAAAAAACTAAGAGATATATCATTTATAAAAGATTACAGGAGAGGGGAACTGTTATTTTATGAAGACGAAGAACCTAAATACCTCTACATTCTCCTTGAGGGAACAATAAGGGTATACAAAACAGACCTCAAGGGAAACGAGATAACTCTTCATTACTTCCATCCTGTTAACATGATTGCAGAGGTGGCAAACTTTGAGAATATGCCTTATCCTGCAACTGCTGAGTTTGAAACTGAAGGGAAAGTTTTAGCTATAGATTATGAAAAGTTCAAAAATGAATTCCTTAAAGACCCAGAAATAGCCTTTAACGTTCTTAAATCCTTTGCATACAAAATCAGGATACTAAACGACATAATCATTCAAAATTTGATGATGGATGCAGTTTCAAGAGTTGCAAAGTTTATGTACGAGCATGAAGATCTGTTCAGAGAACTTAAACACAACAAAATTGCATCTCTACTCAACATAACACCAGAAACATTCTCAAGAATTCTAAAAAAGTTTAAAGAACAGGGAATATTAGAAAAAAAAGGCAAGGACGTAATCATCCACAGGGAAAAATTAAAAAAATACATCTAA
- a CDS encoding metal-sulfur cluster assembly factor translates to MTVSKDDVYRALKNVLDPEIGFNIVDLGLVYDVEVNDGKVKVKMTLSSPSCPLSGTILSWVESAVRNIEGVKDVEIELVWDPPWSIEMASDEVKKALGMKY, encoded by the coding sequence ATGACTGTTTCAAAAGACGATGTTTACAGAGCTTTAAAGAATGTTTTAGACCCTGAGATAGGATTTAACATTGTTGATTTAGGGCTTGTGTATGATGTTGAGGTGAATGATGGAAAAGTAAAAGTGAAGATGACCCTTTCTTCCCCTTCCTGTCCACTTTCTGGGACAATACTCAGCTGGGTGGAAAGTGCAGTCAGAAATATTGAAGGCGTTAAAGATGTTGAGATAGAGCTTGTGTGGGATCCGCCGTGGAGTATAGAAATGGCAAGTGACGAGGTAAAAAAAGCTCTTGGTATGAAGTATTAA
- the napA gene encoding nitrate reductase catalytic subunit NapA — MEVKEEKKQKTGFEMSRRDFLKTSAAVAAAAAVGMEVPEDALAAASSAEAGWRWDKAVCRFCGTGCGIMIAVKDDRIVAVKGDPKAPVNKGLNCIKGYFTAKIMYGADRLTKPLLRMNDKGEFDKNGKFRPVSWKKAYEVMVEQFKKAYNELGPEGVAIFGSGQYTIMEGYAAAKLMKAGFRSNNIDPNARHCMASAVAAFIQTYGIDEPPGCYDDIELTDTIFVWGSNMAEMHPILWARVTDRKLSDPDRVKVVVLSTFRHRTMDLADIDIVFRPQTDLAIMNYIAREIVYNHPEAIDWDFVNKYCVFTTGHIDIGYGMRNPDHPSFTNKERQTVRKQVAKKVSALEAPALSVYGYKEGDTIKMKHAKQAGKHWIISFEDFKKALAPYTLDYVARIAKGDPDEPLEQFKQKLKKMAELYIDKNRKAVTFWTMGFNQHTRGTWVNEQAYMLHHLLGKQAQPGNGAFSITGQPSACGTAREVGTFAHRLPADMVVFNPKHRKISEKIWNIPHGTINPKVGSHIVKIMRDLEDGKIKFAWVQVCNPWQDTANANHWIKAARKMDNFIVVSDSYPGISAKVADLILPAAMIYEKWGAYGNAERRTQHWRQQVTPPGEAMPDIYHIVEFSKFFKLKEVWKEWKLSDGTVLPNVLDKAKEMGYSPEDTLYDVLFSEKAFKRSIPDVDLSYPQPVAKNPNTGEIHLNTCAVGDKRTVIGVDGKPWKGYGFFIEKALWEEYRLFGMGHGHDLADFDTYHRVRGLRWPVVDGKETPWRFNADYDPYARKEIEAGRAPRDGKFAFYGPALKKIPRGNLFGVTDKQKVDLTNKTKIFFRPYMDPPEPPDNEYPFWLATGRVLEHWHSGTMTMRVPELYRAVPEALCYMHPKDAEKLGVKDNDLVWVESRRGKVKARVKTRGRNRPPRGLVFIPWFDERVYINKVTLDATCPISKQTDYKKCAVKIYKA, encoded by the coding sequence ATGGAGGTAAAGGAAGAGAAAAAGCAGAAGACGGGATTTGAGATGTCCCGTAGGGACTTCCTGAAGACAAGTGCAGCTGTAGCTGCAGCTGCTGCTGTTGGAATGGAAGTTCCAGAAGATGCTCTTGCTGCCGCTTCCAGTGCAGAGGCGGGATGGAGATGGGATAAGGCTGTTTGCCGTTTCTGTGGAACAGGATGCGGTATTATGATTGCTGTTAAGGACGACCGTATCGTTGCGGTGAAAGGAGACCCGAAAGCTCCCGTTAACAAGGGTCTAAACTGTATCAAAGGTTACTTTACAGCAAAAATTATGTATGGTGCTGACAGACTGACAAAACCACTGCTCCGTATGAATGACAAAGGAGAGTTTGACAAAAACGGTAAATTCAGACCTGTCAGCTGGAAAAAAGCCTACGAGGTTATGGTAGAGCAGTTCAAAAAGGCTTACAACGAGCTGGGACCGGAAGGTGTAGCCATATTTGGTTCGGGACAGTACACAATAATGGAAGGTTATGCAGCTGCAAAACTGATGAAAGCAGGTTTCAGGTCAAACAACATTGACCCTAACGCAAGACACTGTATGGCATCTGCTGTTGCAGCATTTATACAAACTTACGGAATTGACGAACCTCCTGGATGTTATGACGACATTGAGCTTACAGACACAATTTTTGTCTGGGGCTCAAACATGGCGGAGATGCACCCTATACTGTGGGCAAGGGTCACAGACAGGAAGCTTTCAGACCCAGACAGGGTTAAAGTAGTTGTTCTTTCAACATTCAGGCACAGAACGATGGATCTGGCGGACATAGACATCGTTTTTAGACCACAAACCGACCTTGCAATAATGAACTACATAGCAAGGGAAATTGTTTACAACCATCCAGAAGCTATAGACTGGGATTTTGTTAACAAGTACTGTGTATTCACAACAGGACATATAGACATTGGATATGGAATGAGAAATCCAGATCACCCAAGTTTTACAAACAAAGAGAGACAGACAGTTAGAAAGCAAGTAGCAAAAAAAGTTTCTGCCCTTGAAGCACCTGCACTGAGTGTTTATGGATACAAAGAAGGTGACACAATTAAGATGAAGCATGCCAAGCAGGCAGGAAAACACTGGATAATATCCTTTGAAGACTTCAAAAAAGCCCTTGCACCATACACCCTTGACTACGTTGCAAGAATAGCAAAAGGTGACCCAGATGAGCCGTTAGAACAGTTCAAACAAAAACTGAAAAAGATGGCAGAGCTTTACATAGACAAAAACAGAAAGGCTGTTACATTCTGGACTATGGGATTCAACCAGCATACCAGAGGAACATGGGTTAACGAACAGGCATACATGCTTCACCACCTACTTGGTAAACAGGCTCAACCTGGTAATGGTGCATTCTCAATAACAGGTCAGCCTTCTGCTTGTGGAACAGCGAGGGAGGTTGGAACATTTGCCCACAGACTGCCAGCTGACATGGTTGTATTTAATCCAAAACATAGAAAAATTTCAGAGAAAATATGGAATATTCCTCATGGAACTATCAATCCAAAGGTTGGTTCACACATTGTTAAGATAATGAGAGACCTTGAAGATGGAAAAATCAAGTTTGCATGGGTACAGGTATGTAACCCATGGCAGGACACTGCAAACGCGAACCACTGGATAAAAGCAGCAAGAAAGATGGATAACTTTATTGTAGTGTCTGACTCTTATCCCGGAATATCTGCTAAAGTTGCAGACCTGATACTGCCGGCAGCCATGATTTACGAAAAGTGGGGAGCTTACGGAAATGCAGAAAGAAGAACACAGCACTGGAGACAGCAGGTGACACCTCCGGGAGAAGCAATGCCAGACATATATCACATTGTAGAGTTTTCTAAATTCTTCAAGCTGAAAGAAGTATGGAAAGAGTGGAAACTGTCAGATGGAACTGTTCTTCCTAACGTATTAGATAAAGCTAAAGAGATGGGATACAGCCCAGAAGACACACTCTATGATGTTCTGTTCTCTGAAAAAGCTTTCAAACGCTCCATACCAGATGTAGACCTGTCATATCCTCAACCTGTTGCTAAGAACCCTAACACAGGTGAAATACATCTGAACACATGTGCTGTAGGAGACAAGAGAACAGTTATCGGTGTGGATGGAAAACCATGGAAAGGTTACGGTTTCTTCATAGAAAAAGCACTGTGGGAAGAGTACAGACTGTTTGGAATGGGACATGGACATGATCTTGCAGACTTTGATACATATCACAGAGTAAGAGGTCTCAGATGGCCTGTTGTTGATGGAAAAGAAACACCATGGAGATTTAACGCAGATTACGACCCATATGCAAGAAAAGAGATTGAAGCAGGGAGAGCTCCAAGGGATGGTAAGTTTGCATTCTACGGACCAGCACTGAAGAAAATTCCAAGAGGAAATCTGTTTGGAGTAACAGATAAGCAAAAAGTTGACCTTACAAACAAAACCAAGATATTCTTCAGGCCTTACATGGATCCACCAGAACCACCAGACAACGAATATCCATTCTGGCTTGCAACAGGTAGAGTTCTTGAACACTGGCACTCTGGAACAATGACAATGAGAGTTCCAGAGCTGTACAGGGCTGTTCCAGAGGCACTGTGTTACATGCATCCAAAGGATGCTGAAAAATTAGGTGTGAAGGATAACGACCTTGTATGGGTAGAGTCCAGACGTGGTAAGGTTAAAGCCCGCGTGAAAACAAGAGGAAGAAACAGACCTCCAAGGGGACTGGTATTTATTCCATGGTTTGATGAAAGGGTTTACATCAACAAAGTTACTCTTGATGCTACATGTCCAATATCCAAACAGACAGACTACAAAAAATGTGCAGTTAAGATTTACAAAGCATAA